From a single Petrotoga sp. 9PW.55.5.1 genomic region:
- a CDS encoding D-2-hydroxyacid dehydrogenase, translating into MKIHINDPLDEDALRKLKNDLPNAEITSEYFDKEVLKEKIKDYDVLIVRSATKVTKDMLENVDKLKIIGRAGMGLDNIDVETAKAKGIKVLNTPGQNSLSVAELVLGMVLDIYRHITRGTVGLREGKWEKKQLKGLELSKKTFGIIGFGYVGKNLANLLKGFETETLIYDLVKLTEEEIKEYKVKQVSLEELLKNSDVISLHVPKNDKTYHMISDEQFEEMKEKVVIINAARGGVLDEKALLKYLKNGKVLGAGLDVFEEEPPTSEFYKELLSMPNVVATPHIGASTDEAQARVGINIVDRVVEEVKKLN; encoded by the coding sequence TTGAAAATTCATATAAATGATCCATTGGATGAAGATGCTTTACGGAAGTTGAAAAATGATCTTCCAAATGCTGAAATAACTTCTGAATATTTTGATAAAGAAGTTTTAAAAGAAAAGATTAAGGATTACGACGTTTTAATAGTAAGAAGTGCGACTAAAGTTACAAAAGATATGTTAGAAAATGTAGATAAGTTAAAGATTATTGGAAGAGCAGGTATGGGATTGGATAACATTGATGTCGAAACTGCTAAAGCAAAAGGTATAAAAGTTTTAAATACCCCTGGGCAAAACTCACTTTCAGTTGCTGAATTAGTTTTAGGAATGGTTTTAGATATTTATAGACATATTACAAGAGGGACGGTTGGGCTTAGAGAGGGGAAATGGGAAAAGAAACAACTAAAAGGGTTAGAATTATCGAAAAAAACTTTTGGTATAATTGGATTTGGTTACGTGGGGAAAAATCTAGCAAATCTTTTAAAAGGTTTTGAAACAGAAACGTTGATTTATGATTTGGTAAAATTAACAGAAGAAGAAATAAAAGAATACAAAGTTAAACAGGTTTCTTTGGAAGAGTTACTGAAAAATTCAGATGTTATTTCACTACATGTTCCTAAGAACGATAAGACCTATCATATGATTAGTGATGAACAATTTGAAGAAATGAAAGAGAAGGTTGTTATAATAAATGCGGCAAGAGGCGGAGTATTAGATGAAAAAGCTTTATTGAAGTATTTAAAAAACGGTAAAGTTCTCGGTGCAGGACTCGATGTTTTCGAAGAAGAACCTCCTACGTCTGAATTTTATAAAGAGCTTCTTTCCATGCCAAATGTTGTCGCAACACCTCATATTGGGGCTTCAACTGATGAAGCACAAGCAAGGGTAGGAATTAATATAGTTGATAGAGTAGTTGAAGAAGTTAAAAAGCTTAATTAA
- a CDS encoding ferredoxin, which translates to MKIVIDKEACIGDAICESLCPDVFQMADDGKAEVIDEQSDAPCVQDAIDACPTEAISIEE; encoded by the coding sequence ATGAAGATAGTTATAGACAAAGAAGCTTGTATTGGAGATGCTATTTGCGAAAGTTTATGCCCAGATGTTTTTCAAATGGCAGATGATGGTAAAGCAGAGGTTATTGATGAACAAAGTGATGCTCCATGTGTTCAAGATGCTATTGATGCTTGTCCTACAGAAGCTATAAGTATTGAAGAGTAA
- the minD gene encoding septum site-determining protein MinD, translating to MENAKVFVVTSGKGGVGKTTIVANLGSTLAKKGYNVCLIDADIGLKNLDLILGLENRVVYTIIDVVNGNKTVMEALVRHKKLKNLSLLASSQIANKDMISPDDMSNIISKLSKHFHYIIIDSPAGIERGFQNAVSAAQHAIVITTPDLTAISDADRVVGLLENQGYNDENISLIVNRLKLRLVKRNEMLSADDIKEALALNLLGVIPDSEEILLSSNEGIPISENPNGKLYSVFNNISDRILGKNVPIEKDFAGFDRDSESFFELLKRIFSRRG from the coding sequence ATGGAAAATGCAAAGGTATTTGTTGTAACCTCGGGGAAAGGCGGAGTCGGGAAAACTACTATTGTAGCTAATTTAGGTTCAACTTTAGCAAAAAAAGGTTATAATGTTTGCCTTATAGATGCAGATATCGGACTGAAAAATTTAGACTTGATATTGGGATTAGAAAATAGAGTTGTTTACACTATAATTGATGTTGTAAACGGTAATAAGACCGTTATGGAGGCGTTAGTAAGACATAAAAAGTTAAAAAACCTCTCATTGTTAGCTTCGTCTCAGATCGCTAATAAAGATATGATATCTCCTGATGATATGTCCAATATAATTTCAAAGTTATCAAAACACTTTCATTACATTATCATTGATTCTCCAGCAGGAATAGAAAGAGGTTTTCAGAATGCTGTATCGGCTGCACAGCATGCAATTGTGATCACAACTCCTGATCTTACGGCTATAAGCGATGCTGACAGAGTAGTAGGGTTGCTTGAAAATCAAGGCTACAATGATGAGAATATTTCATTGATAGTTAATAGGTTAAAGTTAAGACTTGTAAAGCGAAATGAAATGCTTTCTGCTGATGATATAAAAGAAGCTCTGGCTTTAAACTTGTTAGGTGTTATTCCTGATAGCGAGGAAATACTTCTTTCTTCAAATGAAGGGATACCAATTTCTGAGAACCCGAACGGAAAGCTTTATTCAGTTTTTAACAATATTTCTGATAGAATTTTAGGGAAAAATGTTCCTATAGAAAAAGATTTTGCGGGGTTTGATCGTGATTCAGAAAGTTTTTTTGAGTTGCTTAAAAGAATTTTTTCAAGAAGAGGGTGA
- a CDS encoding secondary thiamine-phosphate synthase enzyme YjbQ — MLFKYSINSHRREELIDITHYVKECVKKSKIEKGIAVLFVPHTTAGVTINENADPSVQKDITTFLSQKVPKSNNYSHLEGNADSHIKSSLIGPSISLIIEEGNLILGTWQGVYFYEFDGPRNRNLLIKILEG; from the coding sequence ATGTTGTTTAAATATTCCATAAATAGTCATAGAAGAGAAGAATTGATTGATATAACTCATTATGTAAAAGAATGTGTAAAGAAATCAAAAATTGAAAAAGGAATCGCAGTTCTTTTTGTTCCTCACACAACTGCCGGAGTAACTATTAATGAAAACGCTGATCCCTCAGTACAAAAAGACATAACAACATTTTTATCTCAAAAAGTACCGAAAAGCAACAATTATTCTCATCTTGAAGGTAATGCTGACTCTCACATAAAATCGAGCCTTATAGGTCCATCGATATCTTTGATTATTGAAGAGGGAAACCTAATCTTAGGTACGTGGCAAGGAGTTTATTTTTATGAATTTGATGGCCCAAGAAACAGAAATCTCTTGATAAAAATTTTAGAAGGATAA